DNA sequence from the Corvus hawaiiensis isolate bCorHaw1 chromosome 6, bCorHaw1.pri.cur, whole genome shotgun sequence genome:
AATgactcattttatttttttcttttaatatgtagttataaatatattttgtcaaAATATATGATCATTATTGTCAAAAACATTTGCACATAAAGTCATAAATAAGGTCAAGGTGAACGTTTAGTTTAGAGAAGAGTCCAGCTATAGCAAGCAGTTCTGGGGTAGGAcggaagggagagagaaggggaggagagggCGGTGGGGAAGGGGGTCAGCGGCACCCGCACCCCTCCACCACCATCTCCTGGTAGTTTTTCAGGACCACCTTGTCATACTCATCCAGGTAGAGCATGGAGATGGCGCTGAGCTCCGTGGGCACACAGCAGGCCTTGGGAATGCTGGAGTTCACGGAGTTCACCAGCGTCTGCACGATGGCATGGTTCGTGGAGTTGAGGTGGTCGGCCAGAGGGAAGGGGCAGTCCCCGTGGCAGTAAAACGCCTGGTACCCCGGGGGTGCCACGATCCAGTCGTTCCAGCCCACGTCGCTGAAATCCACATAGAGGGCATGGCGGCGGcagttttttttgttcttgcgGGAACGCTGGTGCTTGGGGCTCCGGCGGGCTCTGCGGGTCAGCGCGTGGCCTCGCCCGTCGTGCCCAAAAGTGACCAGGAGCGGCCTGAGCTGCGCCCAGTCCCCGCGCCCTTGAGGTAAAGATCGGCTAATCCTGACGTGTTTGCCCTGATGAGTCTGTGCGTGGTGGAGGTGGGTAACCTCGATCACCAGCCCGTGGTTCGGCTGCTTGTCCTTGGTCCACCGGATCACGGCCGGGCTCACATCAAAGGTCTCCCAGCGCGTCACGTTGTGGTGCACCAGCCGCGTGTCCAGCAGGCGCGTAATGGCCTGGGCGCGCTCTGACAGCGGCTTCATCACTTCATAAATGTTTATCCGGTGGAAGCCCCTCTCCCACGCCGCGCTCGGCTCCTCCACCTGCTCCCGGTACAGCCGCAGCTCCGCCGAGGAGATCACCTCGTTTTCCGGCACGCTGCTGAGGTTGAAGACGAAGCGGATCCGGGGCGCCTCGCTGGGACCCGGGACGGTCTCCAGGTGCtctggaggggagcagggagggggggaagTG
Encoded proteins:
- the BMP4 gene encoding bone morphogenetic protein 4, which gives rise to MIPGNRMLMVILLCQVLLGGTNHASLIPETGRKKVAELQGQAGSGRRSAQSHELLRGFETTLLQMFGLRRRPQPSKSAVIPSYMLDLYRLQSGEEEESLQEISLQYPERSTSRANTVRSFHHEEHLETVPGPSEAPRIRFVFNLSSVPENEVISSAELRLYREQVEEPSAAWERGFHRINIYEVMKPLSERAQAITRLLDTRLVHHNVTRWETFDVSPAVIRWTKDKQPNHGLVIEVTHLHHAQTHQGKHVRISRSLPQGRGDWAQLRPLLVTFGHDGRGHALTRRARRSPKHQRSRKNKKNCRRHALYVDFSDVGWNDWIVAPPGYQAFYCHGDCPFPLADHLNSTNHAIVQTLVNSVNSSIPKACCVPTELSAISMLYLDEYDKVVLKNYQEMVVEGCGCR